The following are from one region of the Chloroflexota bacterium genome:
- the rpmI gene encoding 50S ribosomal protein L35 — MPKLKTHKGAKSRLHITGSGKIMRVKVGKSHLRRKKPARTKRLYDDMILVQPSDKVRLKRLLPYGLK, encoded by the coding sequence ATGCCGAAACTTAAGACCCATAAGGGAGCTAAGAGCCGCCTCCACATCACCGGCAGCGGCAAAATTATGCGCGTTAAAGTTGGCAAGAGCCATCTAAGGCGTAAGAAGCCGGCCAGGACCAAGCGCCTTTATGATGACATGATTCTGGTGCAACCTTCTGATAAGGTTAGGCTGAAGAGATTACTGCCCTATGGCTTGAAATAG
- a CDS encoding DUF4389 domain-containing protein has translation MEYPIIVNVDYQEKLSRLTTLFRGLMIIPHLIILWALGIASSLVVFIAWWAILFTGRYPKWAFNFISGYVRWYTRVSGYYLLLTDKYPPFSIE, from the coding sequence GTGGAATATCCGATAATTGTTAATGTGGATTATCAAGAGAAGCTTTCAAGGTTGACCACTCTCTTTCGAGGCCTTATGATTATACCTCACTTGATCATCCTTTGGGCTCTAGGCATAGCTTCCAGTCTTGTTGTTTTTATCGCCTGGTGGGCTATTCTGTTCACCGGCAGGTATCCTAAATGGGCTTTTAATTTCATCTCTGGCTATGTGCGCTGGTACACCAGGGTAAGCGGTTATTATCTGCTCCTGACTGACAAATATCCGCCCTTTAGTATAGAATAA
- a CDS encoding proline--tRNA ligase: protein MRFSNLFGKTLKEIPSEADTLSHQLLIRTGMIQQVAAGVYSFLPLGWRVLRKIEQIIREEMDRAGGQELMLPTLQPFELWEESGRYPSFGKTLLTVTDRREHKLVLGPTHEEIITDLVRRYVQSYRDLPLLLYQIQNKFRDEPRPRGGLLRVREFIMKDLYSFHTDDADLDRSYQEMIQAYKNVYSRCGLPTVVVEADSGAIGGKESHEFMLITETGEDEIIHCSNCDYAANIEKAQSIKPKQETKAHLSIEEISTPNIKTIEEVANFVGVPTSHTLKAVFYSADVEIIFVVIRGDLEVNETKLKNLLKCSELCLATETEVKTAGLVAGSASPIGIKGIKIIADDSINLGSNFIAGANKPDTHLKNVNYPRDFKIDLIADIAIARPGDDCPKCNGKLQSSHGIEVGHVFKLGIFYSEKMGASFLAQNGESHPIIMGTYGIGLGRLLAAAVEQNHDDKGIIWPAAIAPYHVYLCPLRLENPDIAETAEKLYQDLTNKNIEVLFDDRNDSPGVKFNDADILGIPLRLTISPRTLESQSIEVKWRKEKQTQLLPLEEITPKIKRLLREAKSN from the coding sequence ATGCGATTTTCTAATCTCTTCGGCAAAACGCTAAAGGAAATACCTTCAGAAGCCGACACTTTAAGCCATCAGTTGTTGATTAGGACAGGGATGATTCAACAAGTAGCAGCCGGCGTCTACTCCTTCCTACCTCTAGGTTGGCGCGTGCTCAGGAAAATCGAGCAGATAATCAGAGAGGAAATGGACAGAGCCGGTGGGCAGGAGTTAATGCTGCCTACACTTCAACCTTTCGAACTGTGGGAGGAATCAGGAAGATATCCTTCTTTTGGCAAAACGTTGCTCACGGTCACCGACCGACGAGAACACAAGCTAGTCTTGGGACCCACCCATGAAGAAATTATCACCGATCTTGTGCGACGATACGTGCAGAGCTACCGCGACTTACCCCTTCTCCTCTATCAAATCCAGAATAAGTTCCGCGATGAACCGCGGCCTCGAGGCGGCTTACTACGTGTCCGCGAGTTTATTATGAAAGACCTCTACAGCTTCCATACCGATGATGCAGATTTAGACCGAAGCTATCAAGAGATGATTCAAGCCTACAAGAACGTTTACTCCCGCTGTGGCTTACCAACAGTTGTAGTAGAAGCCGACAGTGGCGCCATAGGCGGCAAGGAGTCCCATGAGTTTATGCTCATCACTGAAACCGGTGAAGACGAAATCATTCATTGCTCGAATTGCGATTATGCCGCCAATATAGAAAAGGCTCAGAGCATCAAGCCCAAACAGGAAACAAAAGCTCACCTATCTATTGAGGAAATATCAACCCCAAACATCAAAACCATCGAAGAGGTAGCCAATTTTGTTGGTGTTCCAACAAGCCATACTTTGAAAGCAGTCTTTTATTCGGCAGATGTCGAGATTATCTTTGTAGTGATCAGGGGGGACTTGGAAGTCAACGAGACAAAACTCAAAAACTTGTTAAAATGCTCTGAATTATGCTTGGCTACTGAAACTGAAGTTAAGACAGCCGGCTTAGTAGCTGGCTCGGCTTCGCCAATTGGTATAAAAGGAATAAAGATTATAGCTGATGACTCAATAAACTTAGGCTCCAATTTCATTGCCGGTGCCAATAAACCAGATACTCATCTTAAAAACGTGAACTACCCTCGTGATTTCAAGATTGACCTCATAGCTGATATTGCCATAGCACGCCCCGGAGATGACTGCCCGAAATGCAACGGCAAACTCCAGTCCAGCCATGGAATTGAGGTAGGTCATGTCTTCAAACTAGGTATTTTCTACAGCGAGAAGATGGGCGCCTCTTTCCTTGCTCAAAATGGAGAATCACACCCAATCATTATGGGTACCTACGGCATCGGGTTAGGGAGACTACTGGCAGCTGCAGTGGAACAAAATCACGATGATAAAGGCATTATTTGGCCAGCGGCGATTGCCCCTTATCATGTTTACCTCTGCCCGCTTCGTTTAGAAAATCCTGATATCGCTGAAACCGCCGAGAAACTCTATCAAGATTTAACTAACAAAAACATAGAAGTGCTTTTCGATGACAGAAATGACTCCCCAGGAGTTAAATTCAACGATGCCGATATTCTGGGCATACCCCTCCGCTTAACCATAAGCCCTCGCACCTTGGAAAGCCAGAGCATAGAGGTAAAATGGCGCAAGGAAAAACAAACCCAACTATTACCTTTGGAAGAGATAACTCCAAAAATCAAGAGGTTGCTCCGCGAAGCTAAGAGCAATTAA
- the ispG gene encoding flavodoxin-dependent (E)-4-hydroxy-3-methylbut-2-enyl-diphosphate synthase, whose amino-acid sequence MMIRRQSRPIRVGTITIGGDAPIVVQSMSKTDTRNIKATITQIKELADSGCEIVRVAVPDFEAAQAVPTIKQRTSIPIIADIHFDYRLALEALKAGADGLRLNPGNIRDPEQIAKVVHAAKQRQIPIRIGINAGSLPPSSKQSVPISEHMVNVALEQINLLESLDFDLIKVSLKAFDVPTTIEAYRAMASKIPYPLHLGITEAGIPRAGAVRSAVGIGILLHEGIGDTIRVSLSAHPCEEVDTAYEILRSLNLRQHGPTLISCPSCGRAEVDIISLAESVDRNLRDISKPIKVAVMGCVVNGPGEAKEADVGIACGKGKGAIFRKGKVVSTIAEKDFLEALMAEVKSL is encoded by the coding sequence TTGATGATCCGCAGGCAATCCAGACCCATTAGAGTCGGAACAATAACTATAGGTGGCGATGCACCTATCGTAGTCCAATCTATGAGCAAAACCGATACCAGAAACATAAAAGCTACCATAACTCAGATCAAGGAACTCGCCGACAGTGGCTGTGAGATAGTCCGAGTAGCAGTGCCCGATTTTGAAGCTGCACAGGCTGTTCCGACCATTAAGCAGCGTACCTCCATCCCCATAATTGCAGATATCCATTTTGACTATCGACTTGCCCTTGAAGCATTGAAAGCCGGCGCTGATGGTCTTCGCTTGAACCCGGGCAATATCCGTGATCCCGAACAAATTGCTAAAGTAGTCCATGCAGCCAAGCAAAGACAAATACCCATCCGCATAGGTATCAATGCTGGAAGCCTGCCACCATCTTCAAAGCAATCTGTGCCCATATCTGAGCATATGGTTAATGTAGCTCTGGAGCAAATCAACCTACTGGAAAGCCTTGACTTTGATTTGATTAAAGTCTCACTTAAAGCCTTCGACGTACCTACGACTATCGAAGCTTATAGGGCAATGGCCTCAAAAATACCCTACCCTTTGCATTTAGGTATAACTGAGGCAGGAATCCCCAGGGCCGGAGCCGTCCGCAGTGCTGTAGGCATCGGCATACTCCTTCATGAAGGCATCGGCGACACTATCCGTGTCTCCCTTAGCGCCCATCCCTGCGAAGAAGTAGACACCGCTTACGAAATCTTAAGAAGCCTTAACTTACGCCAACATGGCCCCACCTTGATAAGTTGCCCCTCGTGTGGACGGGCTGAAGTCGATATCATCAGCCTTGCTGAATCCGTAGACAGAAACCTAAGAGATATAAGTAAACCTATCAAGGTTGCCGTCATGGGTTGCGTTGTCAATGGACCAGGCGAAGCAAAGGAGGCCGATGTCGGCATCGCCTGCGGCAAAGGCAAAGGTGCCATTTTTAGAAAAGGCAAAGTGGTCAGCACCATCGCTGAGAAAGACTTCTTAGAAGCACTGATGGCAGAAGTAAAAAGCCTTTAA
- a CDS encoding threonine--tRNA ligase: MAMEEKEAMLEKMRHSTAHVMAEAVQSLFPGTKFGIGPAIEDGFYYDFELPRALVPEDLTAIEAKMRETIAADSHFVREEMSKAKALKLFSEQPYKLELIEELPDKTVTIYRQSSFIDLCRGPHLSSTGEIKAFRLTNIAGAYWRGDERRPMLQRIYGVAFDTEVELEDYLARLAEAAKRDHRKLGKELDLFSLHEEAGPGLVHWHPKGALVRQIIEDFWKSEHRKRGYEIVYTPHIAKVNLWQTSGHWDFYRENLYSPMDIEGQEYIIKPMNCLGHIMIYKTQLRSYRNLPLRYAELGTVYRYERSGVLHGLARVRGFTQDDAHIFCRPDQLEAEVTEVVKLARFMMTTFGFNEYELLLSTRPEKYAGTIQVWEDATETLRKVLEKLKLDYTIDPGEGVFYGPKIDVKLRDALGRLWQGPTIQVDFNLPQCFDVNYIGDDGSEHQVVMVHRTVLGSMERFMACLIEHYAGVFPVWLSPVQVAIIPIADRHLSYAHQVAGELRECGIRVQVDDRSERMNLKIREAQLGKIPYMFVVGDKELDASQVSLRLRNGEDLGLLSISQFMDRVQPIIETKAPDKL, encoded by the coding sequence ATGGCTATGGAAGAAAAAGAGGCGATGTTGGAAAAGATGCGGCATTCGACTGCACATGTGATGGCTGAAGCAGTCCAGTCCCTTTTCCCGGGGACTAAGTTTGGCATTGGCCCGGCAATTGAGGATGGTTTTTACTATGATTTTGAACTTCCCCGAGCTCTTGTTCCAGAGGACTTAACGGCGATTGAAGCTAAAATGAGAGAAACAATTGCCGCTGATTCCCATTTTGTTAGAGAGGAGATGAGCAAGGCAAAGGCACTGAAGTTGTTTTCCGAACAGCCTTATAAGTTGGAGCTTATTGAGGAACTACCTGACAAAACTGTCACCATTTATCGCCAGAGCTCTTTCATCGACTTGTGCCGTGGCCCCCATCTAAGTTCGACTGGCGAGATTAAGGCTTTTAGGCTTACCAATATTGCCGGGGCTTACTGGCGAGGTGATGAACGGCGTCCCATGTTGCAGAGGATTTACGGGGTTGCTTTTGATACTGAGGTTGAACTCGAAGATTATTTAGCTCGATTGGCTGAGGCCGCTAAGCGAGACCACAGGAAGCTGGGCAAGGAACTCGACCTCTTTAGCCTTCACGAAGAAGCTGGCCCTGGGTTGGTTCACTGGCATCCTAAAGGTGCTTTGGTGCGTCAGATTATTGAGGATTTCTGGAAATCGGAGCACAGGAAGCGGGGTTACGAGATTGTCTATACTCCGCATATTGCTAAGGTGAACCTGTGGCAAACCAGTGGGCACTGGGATTTCTATCGGGAGAATTTATATTCACCGATGGATATCGAAGGGCAGGAATACATTATCAAGCCGATGAACTGTTTGGGGCATATTATGATTTACAAAACTCAGTTGCGTAGCTACCGTAATTTACCGCTTCGCTATGCTGAGTTGGGTACCGTGTATCGCTATGAGCGTTCTGGGGTGCTGCATGGGCTAGCGCGGGTACGTGGTTTCACTCAGGATGACGCTCATATTTTTTGCCGCCCTGACCAGCTTGAGGCTGAGGTAACAGAGGTGGTGAAATTAGCTCGCTTTATGATGACCACCTTTGGGTTTAATGAGTATGAGCTTCTTCTGTCTACGCGGCCGGAGAAGTATGCTGGGACTATTCAAGTCTGGGAAGATGCTACGGAGACGCTAAGGAAGGTTCTGGAAAAGCTTAAGCTTGATTATACGATAGATCCTGGTGAAGGCGTCTTCTATGGGCCTAAAATTGATGTCAAGCTTAGAGATGCTTTAGGGCGTTTGTGGCAGGGCCCCACGATTCAAGTTGATTTTAACCTGCCCCAGTGCTTTGATGTTAATTATATCGGCGATGATGGCTCAGAGCATCAGGTGGTGATGGTACATCGCACTGTGTTGGGGAGTATGGAGCGCTTTATGGCCTGCCTCATTGAACATTATGCTGGTGTCTTTCCAGTGTGGTTATCTCCGGTCCAGGTGGCCATAATTCCTATAGCTGATCGTCATTTGAGCTATGCACACCAGGTAGCAGGTGAACTCAGAGAATGTGGCATTCGCGTTCAAGTTGATGACCGCTCGGAGAGGATGAACTTGAAAATAAGAGAGGCGCAACTGGGGAAAATCCCTTACATGTTTGTTGTTGGTGATAAAGAACTGGATGCCTCTCAAGTTTCTCTGCGGTTGAGAAATGGAGAAGACCTCGGCTTGCTGTCGATTTCTCAATTTATGGATAGAGTACAACCAATTATTGAAACCAAAGCTCCGGATAAGCTTTGA
- a CDS encoding phenylalanine--tRNA ligase subunit beta: MKVSLRWLKEYFDFSVPLGEMCERLTMAGLEVGGVEVIGGNWKNIVIGKIVDVNAHPNADRLKLVTVDLGKQHSTVVCGAPNVAVGDKVVFAHVGAQLIDGHSGEMVQLKPAKIRGVVSKGMICSEKELGISGSHEGILILSMEATVGTPLSEYLGDTILDLDITPNRPDCLSVIGVAREMAALAGGKLHVPDVRYQELERAIDLFVSVEIVEPDLCPRYCASLLSGIKLTSSPQWLQRRLLACGMRPINNIVDVTNYVMLEYGQPLHAFDYNQIRGKQIVVRRAANGETITTLDGSERTLNPSMLVIADKERATAVAGIMGGADTEVTANTTTVLIESANFDQAVIHRGSLGLRLSSEASLRFEKGLSRDLPLIALKRATELMAELACGKVAKGIIDVYPGKQQREPVLLPLADIKRLLGVELEIREITKALELLGFGCRQAGSNSQVQVDVPWWRTDISCAADLAEEVARIIGYDNIPITMLSSPLPRHEPLPMLSLRRQLRNILVGCGFQEILTYSLTNLEMLSRLSPQLRLIGPTPMKVANPMSREQEYLRTSLRAGLLSTLARNERYQEGSIRLFEVGKVFLPLEKDLPQEKEMFCAVLGGSQRRLSWRGKEESVDFFTAKGVLETVLSRLGLVVSFDAGEDESLFSGRIADVVIGNEKLGAVGELHPEVSKAFELSDTAYLIEIDLDRLSSFTAALKNYQPIPRYPSTSRDIALLVDEQITYQQICTIIQGFPLVNSVALFDLYVGEQVPAGKKSLAFRIIYRSSTHTLTDSEVDEVQKQILDKLQRDLRAILRG; encoded by the coding sequence ATGAAAGTTTCACTTCGCTGGCTAAAGGAATATTTCGACTTTTCCGTACCACTCGGGGAGATGTGTGAACGGTTGACTATGGCTGGTTTAGAGGTTGGAGGAGTGGAGGTCATCGGTGGGAACTGGAAGAATATAGTAATTGGCAAGATAGTTGATGTTAATGCCCATCCTAATGCTGATCGTCTGAAATTGGTAACCGTTGATTTGGGGAAGCAACATTCCACCGTGGTCTGTGGGGCACCTAATGTCGCCGTTGGTGATAAGGTGGTTTTTGCTCATGTGGGGGCTCAACTCATAGATGGTCATAGTGGAGAGATGGTACAATTGAAACCGGCTAAGATTCGTGGTGTTGTTTCTAAAGGGATGATTTGCTCTGAGAAGGAATTGGGAATTTCTGGTAGCCATGAAGGGATTTTGATTCTATCTATGGAAGCGACAGTTGGCACTCCTTTGTCTGAGTATCTTGGTGATACGATTCTAGACCTAGACATAACACCAAACCGACCTGACTGCCTATCGGTGATTGGCGTTGCTAGGGAAATGGCAGCTCTTGCCGGGGGTAAACTGCATGTTCCTGACGTTCGTTATCAGGAATTAGAAAGAGCGATAGACTTATTTGTCTCAGTGGAGATTGTTGAGCCGGATTTGTGCCCCAGGTACTGTGCTAGTTTGCTTAGTGGGATTAAGCTGACTTCATCGCCTCAGTGGCTGCAAAGGCGTTTGTTGGCTTGCGGTATGCGTCCTATTAATAATATCGTTGATGTTACAAACTATGTGATGCTGGAATATGGACAACCACTTCATGCTTTTGACTACAATCAGATACGTGGGAAACAGATTGTCGTACGCCGAGCAGCAAACGGTGAGACTATAACTACGTTGGATGGGAGTGAGCGGACTCTAAACCCGAGTATGCTGGTTATTGCCGACAAGGAGCGAGCTACTGCTGTTGCTGGCATTATGGGAGGGGCAGATACGGAAGTTACTGCCAATACTACCACCGTTCTGATAGAATCAGCGAACTTCGATCAGGCGGTTATTCATCGGGGGAGCCTTGGTCTTCGGCTAAGCAGTGAGGCTTCGTTGCGCTTTGAGAAGGGACTTAGCAGGGACTTGCCACTAATAGCGTTAAAACGAGCCACTGAATTGATGGCAGAATTGGCTTGTGGCAAGGTGGCAAAGGGAATTATCGATGTTTATCCCGGAAAGCAGCAGAGGGAACCTGTATTGTTGCCTCTTGCTGATATTAAACGGCTTCTTGGTGTGGAGTTGGAAATTAGAGAAATAACAAAGGCTCTGGAGCTATTGGGGTTTGGTTGTCGGCAAGCTGGGTCAAACTCGCAGGTTCAGGTGGATGTTCCCTGGTGGCGCACAGACATCAGTTGTGCTGCTGATTTAGCCGAAGAGGTAGCTCGCATTATCGGCTATGACAACATTCCGATTACCATGCTGAGTTCGCCATTGCCAAGGCATGAGCCACTGCCGATGTTGTCTCTCAGGCGACAGCTACGGAATATCCTTGTTGGCTGTGGTTTTCAGGAGATACTCACCTATTCCTTGACCAACTTGGAGATGCTGAGCAGGCTTTCACCACAACTTCGCCTGATAGGTCCGACTCCAATGAAAGTGGCTAATCCAATGTCCAGAGAGCAGGAATATCTTCGCACCAGTTTGCGAGCTGGCCTCCTATCAACTCTAGCTCGGAATGAGAGATATCAAGAAGGTAGCATTAGACTTTTTGAGGTTGGGAAGGTGTTTTTACCCCTGGAGAAAGACTTGCCCCAAGAAAAAGAGATGTTTTGTGCTGTGCTCGGTGGTTCACAACGTAGGTTGTCCTGGCGTGGTAAAGAGGAGTCTGTTGATTTCTTTACTGCCAAAGGGGTACTGGAGACCGTTTTATCACGGTTAGGATTGGTGGTGAGCTTTGATGCGGGTGAAGATGAAAGTTTATTTTCCGGGAGAATCGCCGATGTAGTTATTGGAAATGAAAAGTTGGGTGCAGTTGGTGAACTGCACCCCGAAGTATCAAAAGCTTTTGAACTTTCTGATACGGCCTATCTTATTGAAATCGACTTGGATAGATTGTCATCTTTTACCGCTGCTCTCAAAAATTATCAACCGATACCCCGATATCCAAGTACGAGCAGGGATATTGCACTTCTGGTGGATGAGCAGATAACTTATCAACAGATTTGTACTATCATTCAAGGTTTTCCTCTAGTAAATTCGGTCGCTCTTTTCGACCTTTATGTAGGAGAGCAGGTGCCGGCAGGTAAGAAATCCCTCGCTTTCAGAATTATCTACCGGTCATCCACGCATACCTTGACTGATAGCGAGGTCGACGAAGTCCAAAAGCAAATTCTTGATAAATTACAACGCGATTTAAGGGCTATCTTGCGGGGCTGA
- a CDS encoding translation initiation factor IF-3 translates to MVKELRVNRQIRAKEVRLIGETGAQLGVFLLEKALQIANEQSLDLVEMAPNSVPPVCRLLDYGRYRYEQTKKERKARKSQKGVVLKEIRIRPRVKEHDLDTKIKITRKLLEEGDKVKVFIAFRGREITHPELGLKLLRKVADDLKDIAILDGAPSSEARFMSLVLSPISTKHTKKPSVEEKV, encoded by the coding sequence ATAGTCAAAGAATTACGCGTTAATCGGCAGATTAGGGCTAAGGAGGTTCGGCTTATAGGGGAGACAGGAGCACAGCTGGGAGTATTCCTACTTGAGAAGGCGTTACAGATCGCTAATGAGCAGAGTCTTGATCTAGTGGAGATGGCACCTAATTCAGTTCCTCCTGTATGTCGACTTCTTGACTATGGAAGATATAGATACGAGCAGACCAAGAAGGAGCGTAAAGCACGAAAGAGCCAAAAAGGCGTTGTACTCAAGGAAATCCGAATTAGGCCTAGGGTGAAGGAACATGATCTTGATACCAAAATTAAGATAACGAGGAAATTGTTGGAGGAGGGTGATAAAGTAAAGGTATTTATAGCTTTTCGGGGACGTGAGATTACGCATCCGGAACTGGGCTTGAAATTATTACGAAAAGTGGCAGATGATTTGAAAGACATAGCAATCTTGGATGGGGCACCGTCTTCAGAAGCACGTTTTATGAGCCTGGTGCTATCGCCCATTTCGACCAAACACACTAAGAAGCCATCTGTTGAGGAGAAAGTTTAG
- the rplT gene encoding 50S ribosomal protein L20 produces the protein MPRVKGGIVTHRRHKKVLKLTKGHKATRHAIFRRAHESMMHALFYAYRHRRERKGDMRRLWIVRINAASRAGGLSYSQFMDGLKKADVGIDRKALAEMAVNDPASFSKLLMLASAKLKS, from the coding sequence TTGCCACGAGTTAAAGGCGGAATAGTCACTCATCGACGACATAAAAAAGTACTGAAGCTAACAAAGGGACATAAGGCCACAAGACATGCTATATTTCGGCGTGCCCACGAGTCCATGATGCATGCTTTATTTTATGCCTATCGGCATCGCCGAGAGCGCAAGGGTGATATGAGGCGGTTGTGGATTGTTAGGATAAATGCTGCTTCCCGTGCTGGAGGACTTTCCTATAGCCAATTTATGGATGGTCTAAAAAAAGCCGATGTAGGAATCGACCGCAAAGCATTGGCAGAAATGGCAGTAAACGATCCAGCCAGCTTCTCTAAGCTACTGATGTTAGCTTCAGCCAAACTTAAGAGCTAA
- the pheS gene encoding phenylalanine--tRNA ligase subunit alpha, translating into MPNQVEELASKAFDDLEKVTDINELEAWRIRYLGRKSAFIQILRSLAALPLEERRVVGARANEIKEALETRLAEKKRSLEQRTIYPLGITSEVGFGKTSLAQLKSLDVTLPGQQVPIGRLHPTTQMLEEICDIFGGMGFQVVEGPEVEWDYYNFEALNMPTDHPARDMFATLWVDFETEAGGNPMLLRTHTSPVQIRVMEKSRPPIRIIAPGRVYRYEATDATHEWMFYQVEGLAVDRNITLSDLKGTLFEFAHRLFGEERKCRFRCDYFPFVEPGVEVAIDCLVCRGAGCRLCGNSGWIEILGAGMVHPEVLRRVDIDPEVYSGFAFGMGVERIPILRYGIDDIRLFYSNDLRFLRQF; encoded by the coding sequence ATGCCAAATCAGGTTGAAGAGCTTGCCTCTAAAGCTTTTGATGACCTAGAAAAAGTCACCGATATCAATGAACTTGAAGCGTGGCGAATTCGCTATTTAGGCAGAAAGAGCGCCTTCATACAGATTTTGCGGTCATTAGCTGCTTTACCACTGGAGGAGAGGCGTGTGGTTGGGGCTCGAGCCAATGAAATCAAGGAAGCTCTTGAAACTCGTTTGGCGGAGAAAAAGAGGAGTTTAGAACAGCGGACCATTTATCCATTAGGCATTACATCAGAAGTGGGGTTTGGAAAGACTAGTTTAGCGCAGCTTAAAAGTCTCGATGTTACTTTACCCGGTCAACAGGTTCCTATCGGTCGTCTACATCCAACAACTCAGATGCTTGAGGAAATTTGTGATATTTTTGGTGGCATGGGTTTTCAAGTTGTTGAGGGGCCGGAGGTGGAATGGGATTATTATAATTTCGAAGCTCTCAACATGCCCACTGACCACCCAGCCCGTGATATGTTTGCCACATTATGGGTTGACTTCGAGACTGAAGCTGGTGGTAACCCCATGCTTTTGAGAACTCATACTTCTCCAGTCCAGATAAGAGTCATGGAGAAATCACGTCCGCCGATAAGAATAATAGCGCCGGGACGAGTCTACAGGTATGAAGCCACAGACGCTACACACGAATGGATGTTTTACCAGGTTGAGGGGTTGGCGGTTGATAGGAACATAACCCTGTCTGACCTAAAGGGTACCCTTTTTGAATTTGCTCACCGCCTTTTTGGCGAGGAGAGGAAGTGTCGCTTTCGTTGCGATTATTTCCCGTTTGTAGAGCCTGGTGTTGAAGTGGCTATTGATTGTCTAGTGTGCCGTGGTGCTGGATGTCGACTGTGCGGCAATAGTGGCTGGATTGAAATTCTAGGTGCGGGGATGGTGCATCCTGAGGTTCTTCGGCGTGTTGACATCGACCCTGAAGTTTATTCTGGTTTTGCCTTCGGTATGGGTGTAGAACGTATTCCAATCCTGCGCTATGGTATAGATGATATCCGCCTCTTCTATAGTAATGACCTTAGGTTTCTAAGACAATTCTGA